A stretch of Vallitalea longa DNA encodes these proteins:
- a CDS encoding GerW family sporulation protein: MESNFKKTVESLFNGMENFVSTKTVVGEAINIGDTIILPLVDVSFGVGAGASEEAKEKTKGIGGGALGAKISPSAVLVIQDGQTRLVNVKNQDSLTKIIDMVPNIMDKFTAKKKNNAEEEKVTKENYPEDEE, translated from the coding sequence ATGGAATCAAATTTTAAGAAAACTGTAGAATCATTATTTAATGGAATGGAGAATTTCGTTTCAACAAAAACAGTAGTAGGCGAAGCAATCAATATAGGAGATACTATAATATTACCATTAGTTGATGTTTCATTTGGTGTAGGTGCAGGAGCTTCAGAAGAAGCTAAAGAAAAAACTAAAGGAATTGGCGGAGGAGCTTTAGGTGCTAAAATAAGTCCAAGTGCTGTTTTGGTTATACAAGATGGACAAACACGATTAGTTAATGTCAAGAACCAAGATAGTTTAACTAAGATAATTGACATGGTTCCTAATATAATGGATAAATTTACTGCAAAGAAGAAAAATAATGCAGAAGAAGAAAAAGTTACAAAAGAAAATTATCCAGAAGACGAGGAATAA